A window of Bacillus marinisedimentorum contains these coding sequences:
- a CDS encoding magnesium chelatase domain-containing protein, which translates to MPCVAVKESKERVLAVLKGFDCDFPIKRRLFIYHLRRGRKSGPLFDVTMAVAMLRS; encoded by the coding sequence TTGCCCTGTGTTGCTGTGAAGGAATCGAAGGAACGGGTGCTGGCCGTGTTGAAAGGGTTCGATTGTGACTTTCCGATCAAAAGGAGATTGTTTATTTATCACCTGCGGAGGGGGCGGAAGAGCGGCCCGTTGTTTGATGTCACGATGGCCGTGGCGATGCTGCGAAGTTAG
- a CDS encoding Gfo/Idh/MocA family protein, with product MNFAIVGCGFIAKKHAAAIEKIEAARLVAVCDKVPATMEFYKEEYDAEPYTELQQMLGKEDIDIVCICTPSGFHASIAVQIAEAKKHIIVEKPIAMTIKDTDKIIDACNLNNVKLAVVHPNRFRPVVQDLRKIMDQGLLGEISHASCIVNWNRNQEYYDQAPWRGTKQHDGGVLMNQAIHNLDLLLWFMGTPEHVFSMEATRFREIEAEDVSVGTIKFDSGALGTVEASTTVYLKNYEESITLFGEKGTVKIGGTNALYFEHLDIKDMSENEINDLKVSIKADPWGTPGHQWIIDDMINAINENREPAVTGEDGKKALKLVLSFYESAKLNQPVQF from the coding sequence ATGAATTTTGCAATTGTCGGATGTGGCTTTATAGCAAAAAAGCATGCAGCAGCAATTGAAAAAATTGAAGCTGCAAGGCTCGTTGCAGTCTGTGATAAAGTTCCAGCTACAATGGAATTTTACAAAGAAGAATATGATGCAGAACCTTATACTGAATTACAACAAATGCTAGGAAAAGAGGACATTGATATAGTTTGTATTTGTACTCCAAGTGGTTTCCATGCTTCAATTGCTGTTCAAATAGCGGAAGCCAAAAAGCATATTATTGTAGAAAAACCAATTGCGATGACAATCAAAGATACCGATAAAATTATAGATGCGTGTAATTTAAATAATGTGAAATTAGCGGTGGTTCATCCGAACCGTTTTAGACCGGTTGTTCAAGACTTGAGAAAAATTATGGACCAGGGCTTATTAGGGGAAATCAGCCACGCAAGCTGTATAGTGAATTGGAACAGAAATCAGGAATATTATGACCAAGCTCCTTGGAGAGGAACAAAACAGCATGATGGTGGAGTTCTAATGAATCAAGCAATTCACAATCTTGATTTATTGTTATGGTTTATGGGAACTCCTGAACATGTGTTTAGTATGGAAGCAACAAGATTTAGGGAAATAGAAGCTGAAGATGTGTCTGTCGGAACAATTAAATTTGATTCAGGGGCACTTGGAACAGTAGAAGCTTCAACTACTGTTTATCTTAAAAATTATGAAGAGTCTATCACATTATTCGGTGAAAAAGGTACCGTGAAAATCGGTGGTACAAACGCACTATATTTCGAACATCTTGATATTAAAGATATGTCAGAAAACGAAATAAATGATTTGAAAGTAAGTATTAAGGCAGATCCATGGGGAACTCCAGGTCATCAGTGGATTATTGATGACATGATTAATGCTATTAATGAAAATCGAGAGCCGGCTGTTACTGGTGAAGACGGTAAGAAGGCTCTAAAACTAGTGTTATCCTTCTATGAATCTGCGAAGCTAAATCAACCTGTGCAATTTTAA